The following are from one region of the Mus caroli chromosome 13, CAROLI_EIJ_v1.1, whole genome shotgun sequence genome:
- the Rab24 gene encoding ras-related protein Rab-24 isoform X1, whose protein sequence is MSGQRVDVKVVMLGKEYVGKTSLVERYVHDRFLVGPYQNTIGAAFVAKVMCVGDRTVTLGIWDTAGSERYEAMSRIYYRGAKAAIVCYDLTDSSSFERAKFWVKELRSLEEGCQIYLCGTKSDLLEEDRRRRRVDFHDVQDYADNIKAQLFETSSKTGQSVDELFQKVAEDYVSVAAFQVMTVTSLVDRGQRCGFEPEGKPLLLQLLSSLSHDSSGPVELDEFPERLDLTLVWAGMVKRLSYSRCLSQQRWHLPVLAHGTEAVLG, encoded by the exons ATGAGCGGGCAGCGCGTGGACGTCAAGGTGGTTATGCTGGGCAAGGAATACGTGGGCAAGACGAGCCTGGTGGAACGATACGTGCACGACCGCTTCTTGGTGGGGCCCTATCAGAAC ACCATCGGGGCTGCTTTCGTGGCCAAGGTGATGTGCGTTGGAGACCGGACGGTGACTCTGGGTATTTGG GACACAGCAGGTTCCGAGCGCTACGAAGCCATGAGCAGAATCTATTACCGGGGTGCTAAAGCTGCAATTGTCTGTTATG ACCTCACAGACAGCAGCAGCTTTGAGAGAGCCAAGTTCTGGGTTAAGGAGCTGCGCAGTTTAGAAGAG GGCTGTCAAATCTACCTGTGTGGCACTAAGAGTGACCTGCTGGAGGAAGACAGGCGGCGCCGTCGTGTAGACTTCCACGATGTTCAGGACTATGCTGATA ATATCAAAGCCCAGCTCTTTGAAACATCCAGCAAGACAGGCCAAAGTGTGG ATGAACTCTTCCAGAAAGTGGCAGAGGATTACGTCAGTGTGGCTGCTTTCCAGGTGATGACAG TCACCTCTCTCGTTGACAGAGGACAAAGGTGTGGATTTGAGCCAGAAGGCAAACCCTTACTTCTACAGCTGTTGTCATCACTGAGTCACGACTCATCTGGCCCAGTGGAATTAGATGAATTCCCAGAGAGGCTGGACCTGACTCTTGTCTGGGCTGGAATGGTCAAGCGTCTGAGCTATTCCAGGTGCCTCTCACAGCAGAGGTGGCACCTGCCTGTGCTGGCCCATGGAACGGAGGCAGTATTGGGCTGA
- the Rab24 gene encoding ras-related protein Rab-24 isoform X2 — protein sequence MSGQRVDVKVVMLGKEYVGKTSLVERYVHDRFLVGPYQNTIGAAFVAKVMCVGDRTVTLGIWDTAGSERYEAMSRIYYRGAKAAIVCYDLTDSSSFERAKFWVKELRSLEEGCQIYLCGTKSDLLEEDRRRRRVDFHDVQDYADNIKAQLFETSSKTGQSVDELFQKVAEDYVSVAAFQVMTEDKGVDLSQKANPYFYSCCHH from the exons ATGAGCGGGCAGCGCGTGGACGTCAAGGTGGTTATGCTGGGCAAGGAATACGTGGGCAAGACGAGCCTGGTGGAACGATACGTGCACGACCGCTTCTTGGTGGGGCCCTATCAGAAC ACCATCGGGGCTGCTTTCGTGGCCAAGGTGATGTGCGTTGGAGACCGGACGGTGACTCTGGGTATTTGG GACACAGCAGGTTCCGAGCGCTACGAAGCCATGAGCAGAATCTATTACCGGGGTGCTAAAGCTGCAATTGTCTGTTATG ACCTCACAGACAGCAGCAGCTTTGAGAGAGCCAAGTTCTGGGTTAAGGAGCTGCGCAGTTTAGAAGAG GGCTGTCAAATCTACCTGTGTGGCACTAAGAGTGACCTGCTGGAGGAAGACAGGCGGCGCCGTCGTGTAGACTTCCACGATGTTCAGGACTATGCTGATA ATATCAAAGCCCAGCTCTTTGAAACATCCAGCAAGACAGGCCAAAGTGTGG ATGAACTCTTCCAGAAAGTGGCAGAGGATTACGTCAGTGTGGCTGCTTTCCAGGTGATGACAG AGGACAAAGGTGTGGATTTGAGCCAGAAGGCAAACCCTTACTTCTACAGCTGTTGTCATCACTGA
- the Prelid1 gene encoding PRELI domain-containing protein 1, mitochondrial, translating to MVKYFLGQSVLRSSWDQVFAAFWQRYPNPYSKHVLTEDIVHREVTPDQKLLSRRLLTKTNRMPRWAERLFPANVAHSVYILEDSIVDPQNQTMTTFTWNINHARLMVVEERCVYCVNSDNSGWTEIRREAWVSSSLFGVSRAVQEFGLARFKSNVTKTMKGFEYILAKLQGEAPSKTLVETAKEAKEKAKETALAATEKAKDLANKAATKQQQRQLV from the exons ATGGTGAAGTATTTCCTGGGCCAGAGCGTGCTCCGAAGTTCCTGGGACCAAGTGTTCGCTGCCTTCTGGCAACGGTACCCGAATCCCTATAG CAAACATGTCTTAACCGAAGACATAGTGCACCGGGAGGTGACCCCCGACCAGAAGCTACTGTCCCGGAGACTCCTGACCAAGACCAACAGGATGCCACGTTGGGCAGAGCGACTGTTTCCTGCCAACGTTGCTCACTCCGTGTACATCCTGGAGGACTCTATTGTGGACCCCCAGAATCAGACCATGACCACCTTCACCTGGAACATCAACCATGCCCGGCTGATG GTGGTGGAGGAACGATGCGTTTACTGTGTGAACTCTGACAATAGCGGCTGGACCGAAATCCGTCGGGAAGCCTGGGTCTCCTCTAGCTTATTTGGCGTCTCCAGAGCTGTCCAG GAATTTGGTCTTGCCCGGTTCAAAAGCAATGTGACCAAGACAATGAAGGGCTTTGAATACATCCTGGCCAAGCTACAAG GTGAGGCCCCTTCCAAAACCCTTGTTGAGACAGCCAAAGAggccaaagagaaagcaaaggagaccGCACTGGCAGCTACAGAGAAGGCCAAGGACCTGGCCAACAAGGCCGCCACcaagcagcagcagcggcagctcgTTTAA